The Vicia villosa cultivar HV-30 ecotype Madison, WI linkage group LG1, Vvil1.0, whole genome shotgun sequence genome includes a region encoding these proteins:
- the LOC131648814 gene encoding uncharacterized protein LOC131648814 yields MEFEDKEECVAAIQHWHITNNLDYWVYKSDKNIYVIKCKNPDCSFKCRASIRKKNSKWTIGKLSGPHVCTTTLMSQDHKILTSDIVSHCIRDLVNTDPLIKVKLIISHITGKYGYNISYRKAWIAKVKAIKSLYGNWETSYNDLPQWLLVMKTYLPGMIIDLETLPAFSNEGSQLGDKMIFHRLFWAFQPCIHGFAYCKPIVQVDGTWLYGRYRGTLLMAVAQDGNGNIFPIAFAIVEGETKDAWSFFLRNLRNHVTPQPNQCLISDKHPSIKSAYDDPANGWQNPPSSHVYCIRHIAQNCMRAIRDKELCKKLVNMGDSLILLTVHCQLIFVVFLTYLLFVTGYALTESTYNYYRTEIRQTNRDSLEWIENIPREKWASAFDRGQRWGHMTTNLAETMNSMLKATRNLPIASLVSATYFRMGALFGQCGHEWTKRLTSGQTFTDKCIKGITEEVNKASSHNVYQFDRERFYFMVAKRINCNDGRPTGTYGVDLRKRTCDCGKFQAFHLPCSHAIAACESIRQDYTIHIPDVFKI; encoded by the coding sequence ATGGAGTTTGAAGACAAAGAGGAGTGTGTTGCTGCTATACAACATTGGCATATCACCAACAATCTTGATTATTGGGTGTACAAATCTGATAAGAACATATATGTGATCAAATGCAAGAATCCAGATTGCTCATTCAAATGTAGAGCTTCAATTCGCAAGAAGAACTCCAAGTGGACGATAGGTAAGCTGAGTGGACCACATGTCTGCACAACCACTTTAATGTCGCAAGACCATAAAATACTTACATCAGATATTGTCTCTCACTGCATCAGGGATCTGGTTAACACCGACCCATTAATAAAGGTAAAGCTCATAATCTCTCATATTACAGGAAAGTATGGATATAATATATCGTACAGGAAAGCGTGGATTGCAAAGGTAAAGGCCATAAAATCCCTGTATGGAAACTGGGAGACATCTTACAATGACCTTCCACAATGGTTATTGGTAATGAAAACATATCTGCCTGGAATGATAATAGACTTGGAAACGTTACCTGCATTTTCAAACGAAGGAAGCCAGTTGGGTGATAAGATGATATTCCATCGTCTATTTTGGGCTTTTCAACCATGCATCCATGGTTTTGCATATTGCAAGCCAATTGTTCAAGTCGACGGGACATGGTTGTATGGAAGGTACAGAGGGACCTTGTTGATGGCTGTGGCGCAGGATGGGAATGGTAACATTTTTCCAATTGCTTTCGCTATTGTCGAGGGTGAAACCAAGGATGCTTGGAGTTTTTTCCTTCGCAATCTAAGAAACCACGTGACACCCCAACCCAATCAATGCCTAATATCAGACAAACATCCATCGATTAAAAGTGCCTATGATGATCCTGCAAATGGATGGCAAAATCCTCCGTCTTCACATGTCTACTGCATTAGGCATATCGCGCAAAACTGTATGCGTGCGATTAGAGACAAGGAACTATGTAAAAAACTGGTCAACATGGGTGATAGTCTAATTTTATTAACAGTACATTGTCAATTGATCTTTGTCGTTTTCTTGACATATTTATTATTTGTAACAGGATATGCATTGACGGAGTCAACGTACAACTACTATAGAACCGAAATTCGTCAGACAAATAGAGATtctttggagtggattgaaaatatCCCCAGGGAGAAGTGGGCAAGCGCGTTTGATAGAGGGCAACGATGGGGACACATGACGACTAACCTTGCAGAAACAATGAACTCTATGCTAAAGGCAACCAGAAACCTTCCAATAGCTTCTTTGGTATCGGCCACATATTTTCGGATGGGAGCATTATTTGGTCAATGTGGACATGAATGGACAAAGAGGTTGACATCAGGCCAAACTTTTACAGACAAGTGTATCAAGGGGATAACTGAAGAAGTCAACAAAGCAAGCAGTCATAATGTTTATCAGTTCGACCGGGAGAGATTCTATTTTATGGTGGCCAAAAGAATAAACTGCAACGATGGTCGACCAACTGGTACTTACGGTGTTGATCTACGAAAAAGAACCTGTGATTGCGGAAAATTTCAAGCGTTTCATTTGCCTTGCTCACATGCTATTGCAGCATGTGAAAGTATACGCCAAGACTACACCATTCACATACCCGACGTGTTCAAGATTTAG